One Magnetospirillum sp. 15-1 genomic window, GGCGTTCATCGCCCTGCTGCCCGAGGAGAAGCGAAAGGGATACCGCCCGGTAGAGATCATCGCCCGCCACGACGGAGCGGATGGCGAGGTCGCCATCGAGGCGCGGGACCTGACCAAGCGCTTCGGCGATTTCACCGCCGTCGACCATGTCAGCTTCCGCATCGGGCGTGGCGAGATTTTCGGCTTTCTCGGCTCCAACGGCTGCGGCAAGACCACCACCATGAAGATGCTGACCGGCCTGCTGCCGGCCAGCGACGGACAGGCCTGGCTGTTCGGCGGCCTCGTCGATCCCCACGACCTGGAGACCCGGCGTCGGGTCGGCTACATGTCGCAGGGATTCTCGCTCTATACCGAGCTGACGGTGCGCCAGAATCTCGAGCTGCACGCCCGGCTGTTCCATGTGCCGCCCGGCGAAGTGGCCGGGCGGATCGACGAGATGGCGCGGCGCTTCGATCTGGCCGGCATCATGGATGCCTTGCCCGACGCCCTGCCGCTGGGCCACCGGCAGCGGCTGTCCCTGGCGGTGGCGCTGATCCACCGGCCGGAAATGCTGATTCTCGACGAGCCGACCTCGGGGGTCGATCCGGTGGCCCGCGACGCCTTCTGGCGCATCCTGATGGATCTGGCCCGCGTCGACCGGGTCACCATCTTCATTTCAACCCATTTCATGAACGAAGCCGAGCGCTGCGACCGTATCTCGCTGATGCATGCCGGGCGGGTGCTGGTCAGCGATTCCCCGGCCGCCCTGGTGGCCCGGCGCGGCACGGCGACGCTGGAGGACGCCTTCATCGCCTATCTGGAGGAGGCGGAAACCGGCCCATCCGGTCAGGCCTCCGCCGCCAGCCCGCCGCCACGGGCGGCGGCTGAACGAACCGCGCCCCGCGCCTTCGACCTGCGGCGCATGCTCAGCTATGCCCGGCGGGAAACCCTGGAACTGCGGCGCGATCCCGTCCGCGCCACCCTGGCGCTGCTCGGCACCCTGATCCTCATGTTCGTCATGGGCTACGGCATCAGCCTGGACGTGGAGGACCTGACCTTCGCCGTGCTGGACCGGGATCAGACGGCCATCAGCCGCGATTATGCCCTCAACATCGCCGGATCACGCTATTTCGTCGAGCACCGGCCCATCACCGACCATGACGAGCTGGACCGGCGGATGCGGTCGGGGGAATTGGGGCTGGCCATCGAGATTCCCCCCGGCTTCGGGCGCGATATCGCCCACGGACGGGCGGTGGAGATCGGCGCCTGGATCGACGGCGCCATGCCGCAGCGGGCCGAGACCATCCGCGGCTATGTCCAGGGCATGCACGCCCAATGGCTGGCCGCCAAGCTGGCCGAGACCACCGGGAAGCCCGCCGGCCTCTTCACGATCGAGACCCGCTTTCGCTACAATCCCGACGTCAAGAGCCTGGTGGCCATGGTGCCGGCGGTGATCCCGCTGCTGCTGATGCTGATTC contains:
- the rbbA gene encoding ribosome-associated ATPase/putative transporter RbbA — translated: MEPSPPPVARLRDIGLRYGAVNALDAVSLDIPAGIMVGLIGPDGVGKSSLLSLLAGARAVRTGTLEALGGDMADPRHREAVVPRIAYMPQGLGKNLYPTLSVFENVDFFGRLFGQGRAERLARIGQLLDGTGLAPFAGRPAGKLSGGMKQKLGLCCALIHDPDLLILDEPTTGVDPLSRRQFWDLIDAIRRQRPGMSVVVATAYMEEAARFDWLVAMDAGRVLAAGTAGDILARAGSTSLEAAFIALLPEEKRKGYRPVEIIARHDGADGEVAIEARDLTKRFGDFTAVDHVSFRIGRGEIFGFLGSNGCGKTTTMKMLTGLLPASDGQAWLFGGLVDPHDLETRRRVGYMSQGFSLYTELTVRQNLELHARLFHVPPGEVAGRIDEMARRFDLAGIMDALPDALPLGHRQRLSLAVALIHRPEMLILDEPTSGVDPVARDAFWRILMDLARVDRVTIFISTHFMNEAERCDRISLMHAGRVLVSDSPAALVARRGTATLEDAFIAYLEEAETGPSGQASAASPPPRAAAERTAPRAFDLRRMLSYARRETLELRRDPVRATLALLGTLILMFVMGYGISLDVEDLTFAVLDRDQTAISRDYALNIAGSRYFVEHRPITDHDELDRRMRSGELGLAIEIPPGFGRDIAHGRAVEIGAWIDGAMPQRAETIRGYVQGMHAQWLAAKLAETTGKPAGLFTIETRFRYNPDVKSLVAMVPAVIPLLLMLIPAMLTALSVVREKELGSIVNLYVTPVTRLEFLLGKQIPYIGLAMVNYLLLALLAVTLFGVPLKGSILALTVATLLYVTSATAIGLLISTFMRSQIAAIFGTAVLSILPAVQFSGMIDPVPSLEGAGALIGRVYPATYYLIIVRGTFAKALGFHDLGHSFIPLLIAIPVLLGLCVALLKKQES